Part of the Woronichinia naegeliana WA131 genome, TTGGGAGAAGAACATCTCGATGTAGCAACTTCCCTCAACAATTTAGCAGAATTATACCGTTCCCAAGGAAAATACAAAGAAGCTGAACCCCTCTATTTACAAGCTTTAGAATTGGATCAACGACTATTAGGGGAGGATCATCCCAATGCCGCTACTTTGCTCAACAATTTAGCATTATTGTACGCATCCCAAGGAAGGTACGAAAAAGCTGAACCCCTCTATTTACAAGCTTTAGAATTGAATCAACGACTATTAGGGGAGAATCATCTCTCTGTAGCTACCTCCCTTAATAATTTAGCAGAATTGTACAATTTTCAAGGAAGATATAAAGAGGCTGAACCTATCTATTTACAAGCTTTAGAATTGAGGAAAAGACTGTTAGGAAAGAATCATCCCCTTTTAGCACAATCCCTTAACAATTTAGGATTATTATACTGTTTGCAAGGAAAGTATGAAGAAGCTGAATCCCTCTATTTACAAGCTTTAGAATTGAGGCAACGACTATTAGGGGAGAATCATCTCTCTGTAGCTATCTCCCTTAATAATTTAGCAGAATTATACTATTATAAAGAAAGATACAAAGAAGCTGAACCTCTCCATTTACAAGCTTTGGAATTGAGAAAACAACTATTAGGAAAAAATCACCCAGATGTAGCTACCTCCCTCAACAATTTAGCATTATTGTACGATTCCCAAGGAAGGTACAAAGAAGCTGAACCCCTCTTTTTACAAGCTTTAGCAATTGCTGAGCAAGCTTTAGGAGAGAATCATCCCGATGTAGCTACCTCCCTTAATAATTTAGCACTATTGTACTATTATCAAGGAAGGTACGAAGAAGCTGAACCCCTCTTTTTACAAGCTTTAGCAATTGCTGAGCAAGCTTTAGGGGAGAATCATCCTAATACTGTTCAGATTCGGGAAAATTTACAAAAACATCCATCGTCTTAACTGTGATTGATGGGATTATGGGATGGACTATATTGTTAATACTGTTTTGTAGTGCAAAAAAGGTAATGAAAAATCATGAACAAACAACTATTACTCAATAAAATTAAACAAGCAGTACAAGCAATTGAGCCACAAGCACAAATATTCCTTTATGGTTCACGGGCGCGAAACGATGCTCAACCAGACTCTGATTGGGATATATTAGTGTTAGTTGATGGGATCACTAACCCCACTCGAACATCTCAAATCCGTCGTCAAATTTATGAAATCGAATGGGAAACAGAAGAGGTTCTTTGTACCATTGTTCGCAGCAAAAATCAATGGGAACATCCCTTATTACAAACTACTCCTTTCTGGCAATCAGTTAACAAAGAAGCCATTATGTTATGAGTAAAACTTCCCCTCACGATCAACTAATTAGGTATCGTTTAAATCGTGCAGAGGAAGCCTATCAAGTTGTAAATTTTCAAGTTGCGATCGCGATACAATTTAACAATTCACGAGTGCTGATTTTCTTGATGGAGTAAAACTAATGACCGCTTATACCATCAATCTTGATCCCATTTTGAAACTGAATAAAGAACAGTTTTACGAACTCTGTGCTGCTAATCCAGACCTTAAACTTGAACGCAATGCCAACGGAGAACTTGTCATTATGTCCCCCACTGGTGGTGAAACGAGTGCTTGGAATGCTGATATTAATCTTGACTTAGGAATGTGGAATCGCCAACAGCGATCGGGTAAAGTCTTTGACTCTTCTGGCGGATTTTCTCTTCCCCAAGGCTCTGAGCGATCGCCCGATGCCGCCTGGATACCCCTGGAAAAATGGAATGCCCTCTCTCCCGAACAGCGCAAGAAATTTTTACCCCTATGTCCCGACTTTGCGATCGAGCTTTTATCGCCGACCGATTCCTGGATTAAGGGTTTAGCCAAAATGCAAGAATATCAGGATAATGGCTGTCGTTTGGGTTGGCTCATCGATCCCGAAAGCAAACGAGTGGCAATTTATCGTTTAGGTCAAACTCCAGAGATTCTTAATGCACCAGCTAGTTTGTCAGGAGAAGAGGTGCTCCAGGGATTTGTGCTGAATTTAGAACCCATCTGGTCTGCCTCGTAAATCTCCCTGAAGTTAGCGAACTTGCTAAGATCAACGAAAGTAGCATCATTCGCCTAAAGCGTACCATCAAAACCTATGCGTCGATTTCTTAGCCTCTTGCTCATCTTGCTCCTGAGCGTAACCACAGTGGCCTGTGGTAGTGGATCGAACCAATCCCAATCCGGTAATAATGCTCCCAAAATTGAAAATCAAATTACCAGTGGACGTTATTCCGTACAACAAGCAACCTACGATGATAGCAATGGTGTTTATCGCCTCATGTTACTGGGCACTCCGGCCGGAAAATCTCCTACCTATCAAACGGAAGCTCTACAAATGGCTCGCTTGACCGATGAAGATATTAAAAAAGGAGAAAAAACCTATGTCCAGATCAATGGGGATCAAGCTGAACTGTACCTAACCGAAGATTTTAAAATTGAATACGTTCATAACGTCACCGAAGTTCAAAATAATCCCCAAACAGGCCAAAAAGAAACCGTTGTCGTCCGTCAAGAATCGAGCTTTTGGACACCCTTTGCAGGGGCTTTAGCGGGTCAAGCTCTGGGTAGCTTACTGTTTCGTCCCCAATATTATGTTCCACCGATGTATTCGGGTGGCCCTTTGACTGGCTATGGTGGTTCTGGTCGTAGCTACGGCCAAGCAGTAAATACCTATCGCGGTCGCTATAATTCGGCTCCTCCGGTGGAGAAAAATCGCCAAACCCTACGCACAACGGGCAATTTACGCCAATATCCTTCTTCCTCTGCCAATAAAGCCAATGGTAAACCCTCCTATAATTCCACCAAGTCCAGTGGTTCAGGTTTTGGTTCTAGTCGTCTGAAATCCTCAGGATCGTCCTATTCCAGCCCGCGACGGAGTAGTTTTGGTAGCAGTTCAGGTTCCCGTTCCCGTAGTTTTGGCAGTAGCCGTCGTCGCTAACTTTCTGTTCCGATATTTTCAGGAAAATCTAAACTAGCTCAAGGTTTAAGGGATATTAATTCTAATATCCTTTTTTATTCTATGTACTGGTTCAGCTTGGTTAAAGGCCCCAAGCTTGACTCGCTAGGGGTTTGAGAAATAAAGAAGTCTATGGGCGGAACTAGCATCATCCTGATCTGAACACGCTATAAATGTGAAGAAACGTAACGTATTTTGTCAAGTTTTATAGAGACTTGGGGCGTTTATGTCAGAACTTGACCACTAAAACCGTATAATTACCCCATAAATCTTAAGAATTCTTAAGAAATGTAAAGTAAAATTAACGTAACCGCTTCGATCCCTTGACCAATCCTTAAAGACAGTATGAATGTTTGTTTCTCTGCGACGGAATCTTTGGCTTTGACTCTGACCGATCCCCTCACCTCGCTCCAGCATTATCTACGACAACCTCAACGTTTGGTAAAGGCGATCGCCGATCCGAAGTTAATGGAAGTATTGTCGGAAAACCGCTTTCGTCTTAAGATGCGTCCCTTAAGCTTTATGGACTTATACCATTTTCAGCCAACGGTGGTGCTACGAGTCTGGAGTACAAGCACCGGAACTGTCTATTTGGAATCGGAAAGTTGTGAGATTCGCGGTATTGACTACATTAACCATCGTTTTTCCCTGCAACTAAAGGGTAAATTGGCTCCCTACGAACAAAATCAACAAACCTCTCTACAGGGCAAAGCTGATTTAAAAGTCAGTGTGGATCTTCCCCATGCCCTCTGGTTAACCCCCACCCCCCTACTGGAAATGGCAGCCAATGGTTTGCTTAGGGGGGTTTTAGGGCGCATCAAACAACGGCTGCTAACTCAACTGTTAGAGGATTATCACCATTGGACTCAGCAAACCTCCTCTGAATTAGCCTCTACTCCTCGTCTATCCTCTGCCTTAAACCCTTTGCTTTAGCTTTTAGCGACTAAGTAAGTGGGCTTAATTAATTGTTAGATAGTGGAACAGGCTTCTAGCCTGTGGACGGGCAGGATGCCCATCCCACGTTTTATATTTAATTGCAACCAGCTACTTACGACGCGCTTGACCAACAACCTTGACCACATCTACCAGCATTTCGATCGCAATGTCTTTGCCTGGACAAATTCTGCCTGCATGGCGATCGCCGACGGAATGGAAACCTAAATGATAAGGACAAAGATTTTCCCGTTCCGCATTAAATTCGTAGGTGCTGGGCCCCCAAACGGTCTCATCCAGTAACCCTAAAATCATCGGAATTAAAATTTTTGTTCCCGTCGGAAAAGTCAGGTTACGGCCAGCGATCGCGGCAGTAAAATCAGAGGTTGCCACATGGTGGGTTGCACTAACAGGGGCCCACAGACGGGCACACTCTAACAGATAACGTTGAATAGCGGGACGATCTTCTAGATCCAAACTATCCCAATGATCGGTAATTGAGATCTCAGCCGTTTTTTGGCCCGTATAGGCCGGTAGGGGTCGATAACCCAGGGCCGTATAACCAAGATGAAGGGGCCCCTGAAGAGCCGCAATATTCATAATCGCTGTCATCAGTTTGGCCAATTCCCGTCGCGTCATGGCTTGATACTGGTTTTCTGACGGTTGAAAATGGGCTAAGGCAGGGGATTGTTCATAAATAGTGGCCACTTCTTCAATTAAGTCAGCTAACTTTTCCCCTTTAAGACGATCCAAAATTTTCAGAATTAGTCCCGCTCCGACAAAATAATGCAGGGTTCCCTTACGGGTGTAATACAACTCGGTGAGGCGTTGCATAGTGGCGCGATCACTCGGATCAAGACCAAAAAGTACATAATGCAAATATCTGACTAAAAAAGCCATCCAACCCCGTTGATCATCGGTAAAAAAAGCCTGATCTTTGTCACCAGAGAGGGTCTGATAATCCTCGGCTAATTGGGCTAATAAAGCCTGGGCAGTGCCATCCCGTTGTCGAGCTTGGGCTGGCTCATTTAATAAATAGAACTGCATACATTGACGAAAGGCTTCATGGGCTCCTGTTCCTCCAGCCTCTTGATCCGATAGGGACAGTAAAAAGAGATTCCGTCCGCCCACGTCCTGATTCGGCGATCGCTGGGCCGATAAAATAGAAGTCCCTAAACGCCAAGTACGGGCCTGGGGTGAGGTGAGAGCCTGACTAATTTGGGTAAAATCCCCTAGAACCACCTGACCGGCACAGCAAAAATTAGCTCCCAATACCCGCCGCTTCTGATCCAAATAGGTAGGATTATTTGCTAACACACCTTCCACCAAACTAATGATCGGTAATAACCATTGACTACGCTTTTTCTGGGGATGTTGTAGGGCCCAACTTTGAAATTGGTTCAGGGTGACATCGATCAAAGATGGCGAGGATTGAGTAGTCATAATCGAGGATTGAGGCGTAAGGAATAGCTCCAATCATATCATTTTGGATTTCGCTTTTTATCTCTACTGCTGTGTGCTCATGTGTGCTTAAAAGAGACTTAATTGTTGAGGGGGATGGGCAAGTTTATCCCAGGGCAAAGGGTCAAGACCAATACACTCCTGTTGTAATTGTTGATAAAAATAGCGGGCAATCTGGGGAGAATGATCTTCAATCGGGCAATGAATAAAACAATAAACAGTGATATTTGTATTTAGCCAATCTTGAATTTTCTGTCCCCATTCTTTTAGGTAAAGATCATTGAGGACTAACTGAGGATGACTAATAAAACGAATCAGGACAAAGTTTGCGGTCAGGGTAAAGTTAACGGGGACATCCGGCTTAGGACGTTGGGAATGGCTCAGGGGATTATCTGAGCAACGATAAACGGGACGGGTATCTAAAATGACCTGGGCAACATTCAAGTTTTGTAAGCATTGATGTAACTTTTCTTGATACGGCGATCGCCACCAATCGAGATGACGAACTTCAACTGCTAAGGGAATATTGGCGAACAAAAGAGACGCTAAAAATTGTTGTAAATCTTCTAGATAATTGGGGCCATAACTGGGCGGCAATTGGGCAAAAATACAGCCGAGTTTATGATCAAGGACTTGCACCCGTTCGATAAATTGTTGGGTTTCTGCTAGGTTAGGAATTAAGGCTCCTTGATGGGTAATCGTCTGGGGAAATTTTAGGCAAAACTTAAAAGAGTTTGGGGTTTCTTCTTGCCAGCGTTGAACCGTTGCGCTTGAAGGCATGGCATAAAAAGTGGTATTTCCTTCAACAGTATGGAAGCGTTGACTATAGCAACTTAAAAAAGCTTTTTTCGGTGTTTTAGGGGGATAAAAAGTTCCAAGCCAACCATCGTAAGACCAGACTGCACAACCGAGATAAAAAGTCATGGGGTTTCTTTGAATTCCACTTTTCCCTATTTTTACCTATGCCAGGACAAAGCGATCGCCGAATCTAATTATAAACTGCGATCGCCCTATACTAAATATTCAATGAACTTAAGTCTTAAGCTTTACGGTCATTTTTGTTAGCACGCTTTTTAAAATAACTACCAAAAGCGACTGCCGCACCCGCACCCAGCATCGTTAAAGGCTCAGGTACTGCACCTGTTCCACCACCACCACCGGGAGGAGGAGGAGTAATCGTATCAACCGTGCTAGGTGCAAAACCTAATTCTTTCACACTGCCAGAACCACCAGTGGTAGGATTCGAGCCTGCTGTTTGAGCGCGAACAGCAAAAGCTTGATTGAGGAAGTTAGCAGTTGTGAGGGAAGCACTGGCAATTGTAAAGGAACTAAATTTCACTAAACCGCCAGATGAACCTGTAGAACCCAGTTTCATGCCAATATCAAAGGAGGAAGGCATCGTGCCACCATTGATGTTATTTCCACTTCCACAGCTTGTGGCATTAAAACAGACTTGAGTGATAGCATCGCCAGCCAGCTTCGTAAATTGACTAGCTGAGGTGATCCCAAAATTGCTGGCATTGCCGGGCTGTACGTTGAAAAATAGACCTAAGATATCGGCAGAATTGGGAGAAGTAGCGGCTTGATTGACATCAATTTGAACACCGCCAGCGATGTCTGAAATCTTGACATCGTAATCAACATCCACACTACCCGTAGCAGCCGTACCGACTTGGAAGGAAACAGTAGCAGCAGAGGCAGAACCGGCCATCATCGGGGCAGACATAGTAGCTAAAGCGATCGCGCCAGCAACGGAAAGAAGTCCTTGGGGAATATTATTTTTAATGTTTTTCATGCTAGTTGTCATTTTGTTAAAATTTCCTAATTAAAATAGGGGCGATTAAGTATAAACCGAAGCAGCTTCTCAATCTAGGCGTTTCGCTATCAGTGTATTTTCTCTACTTAAGTCAATATACTGAGGTTATTGGGGCGATGCACTGAGAAATCTCAAGCTCATGTACATAATCATACATAAGATTTACAGTTCTGTCACTATGTTTTTGTATATTTTTAAGTGTAAATACGTAAAGTCTGTGTATAAGAAGTTTTCTTGTAAAGAGACTATAAAGATGGGCGATCTTTGATGCCAGTTTTTAAAGGTTATGTAAGTTTTTTAGGACTGGTTCTATCACAAACTCCTTTATTGCACCGAAGAACTTAAGAACTGATTTGCCTCAAAGGGGTTATTGTATAACGATTAACTACTCTCTCCGCCCCATGAGAGGCAGGAAAAATCAAAAACAAATATCCAAAGTAGGACTTGCCAGCAAAAACAAGAACAAAAAGACTTGATCGTATCGGAGTTGCTCACCAAAATTATTTAAAGAAAAAATAAAGCTCAAATATTTATTTAAAGAAAAAATAAAGTTAGATAGCTATTTATTGCTTAGTAGGGGAAATTTTCTAGAAAAAATAAAGTTTCAACAAAGTTGGAAAGCAAGAGAAAGCACTTACAGTAGGTTCTAGAGAACAACTCCGCTATGAATCCTAACCACTGGCAAGCGACGAGCAAAGCATTTGTATTATTGCAAGCCTGTAGATCGAATTTTTGAAACGCTATTTGCATCGGCATCAGAAAGTCTGCCGACTATAGATTAAAAATCCCAGCCATAAATTTCAGAGTGCGAATTTAATGTTTAACCAATTAAAAATTAAAACCGACTCAGTCAACATTAACTCTCTTATCGGTACCGTAGCCGTTATTGCTCTGACAAGAATCTTCTTAAGCTCCGCTCCTGCGAATGCCGCCTCAATTACCTACAGCCGGTGGGCGAACATTGGCCCTCAAACAATTGGAGATGGGGATAATGGTAAATTTACTTTAAAAATAACTGATGGCGAGGATGTGGGACAGAAGGGAAAGGCCCTGTTTCAGTTTTCATCGAATACCTTAGCGGATGCTAACTACATTTCGACAGTTTACTTTCAAGATAAGGGCGGATTATTTGCAACGACGACGACGACAACAACAACAACAGCAAAGAATGGCAAGACCACGACCACTACGACCACTAAATATAACGCCTCAGTTTCAACAACCTTTAGTGATGCAGCGGCCAATACCAGTTCACTTAGTGGCTTAGATTTTGCCTACGGAACTGCCACTTTATCTCAAGGTAATAGCATTGGATTCAATACCTCTTTCTCTTTTGACAAGGCCGGATCTGGAGGAAATAAAAGCTCAATTTCACCAGGGGAAACTTTAGGAATATTGGTTGACTTGAGTGCAGGCAAAACCTTTAACGATATTCTGAACAGTCTAACTCAGAACGATAATCTAATTGTTGCTGCTCATATCATTGGTTATGCCAATAGCCGAAGTGATGGTTTTTATTACGGAAACCCCTTTGCTAAAGGTACTACACCTCCTGCTGGAACGGATTCACCAGTTTTCTATGATACCTATAAGACGACAAGTGATCCTAATCCGGCTACCGTAGCTTCCGCTCCTTCTGATACGGTTACTCCCCCTTCTAGCTCGGCAGTTCCTGAACCTTTCACAATTCTGGGATCGGCAACAGCCTTGGGATTAGGTGCATCTTTCAAACGACGTTTAGCCAAAGCGACAAAAGGGGAATAAAGTTCGGTAAATTGGTCGTACAGTTTTTCTCTCTTCAACTGATGCCAATTTCTCTCTTGCTCACTAATCTCTGGCTCCAGGCGATCGCCCTCAATACCGTTTTATTAGCGATCGCTTTTTTGGCCCCGAAAAAATTACTGACCCCCCTGGGTTATCTCCATGCTTGGCTCTTAGGCGTTATCGTCTGGGGATGTTTGGAATGGCAGGGCTATGGCGTGGTCATGTTCTATTTCTTGGTGGGTTCAGGCGTGACCAAAATTGGCCTAGAACGCAAGGAAGCAGAAGGGATTGCTGAAAAGCGGTCAGGGCAACGGGGGCCAGAAAATGTTTGGGGCTCGGCACTCACGGCTACAATCTGTGCCTTATTAACCCTAATTTTTACGCCTGACTGGTATCCTTTCTTAATCCTGGGGTATGTCGCCAGTTTTAGTACCAAATTAGCTGATACTACTGCCAGTGAAGTGGGCAAAGCCTACGGGCAAAGAACTTTTCTGATTACCTCGTTACAACCGGTGCCCAGGGGAACAGAAGGGGCAATGAGTTTGGAAGGTACGATCGCCGGTATTGTGGCCTCTCTCTTAATGGCACTGGTAGCTTGGGGATTCGGTATGATCAACCTCTTGGGGATTGGCCTCTGTGCGATCGCGGCCTTTGTGGCGACCAATATTGAAAGTGTGATCGGTGCAACGCTCCAGAGTCGTTGGTCTTGGTTAACCAATGAAGTGGTAAATATCATTAACACCTTGATCGGAGCCTTATTGGCAATGGGTTTGGCTTGGCTACTTGCTTAAAATCACTCAAACCGGCTCATATAAAGTCGTTCTTTGTCGATAGGGTCTGCCCAGAGATTGAATCGCCCCTTGGAGTTGAGACACCGTTAGACCCGTTCCACCCTTGGCTCCAGCCATTGTCGTAATATGTTCCTCCATCAGGGTTCCGCCTAAATCATCACAGCCCCACTGCAAGGCTGCCGTTGCTCCCGTTAACCCTAACTTGACCCAACTGGGTTGATGATGACGCATCCAAGGGCCAAGATAGAGTCGAGCAACAGCCGTTAGTAGCAGAGTCGGAGCTAACTGGGGTTGATCATGCCCCACCCGTTTTCTGAGAGCTAAGGGAGCCTGTTCTCCCACAAAGGGCAACAGCACAAATTCGCTAATTCGAGTCGGATAGTTTTTTGCTTGAGCCGTTTTTTGCAGCGATCGCAGATGATCTAGATGTTGAATTTGTTGCGCTGGTGTTTCAATATGACCGGAAAGCATGGTGCTAGTGGTCGGCATTCCTAAACGGTGGGCCAAACTGACAATTTCTAACCAAGTCGAGGTAGAGATTTTCTCTGGACAAATTATTTTGCGAACAGAATCGACCAAAACTTCGGCAGCAGTGCCGGGCATGGAATCTAATCCGGCTTCTTGGAGATTAGCAATCACCTGTTCATAGGATAGGTGGTCTTGTCTAGCAATAAATTGAATTTCTTGAGGTGAAAAAGCATGGAGATGGAGTTGGGGAAATTGAGCTTTTAGGGTGGTGATCAAATGACGGTAATAAGCGAGAGTCGAACCCTTTAGCTTTGCCTGGGGATTCAAACCGCCCTGCATACAAATTTCCGTTGCGCCCTGTTCAACAGCCTCCGCCGCCTTGCTCAAAATTTGTTCACTATCTAACCAAAAAGCTCCTTCTGTTTCTGCATCTCGACGGAAAGCACAGAAATTACAATGCTGTTCGCAGATATTGGTAAAATTAATATTGCGATTGATGACATAGGTAACGGTGTCCCCCACCAATTGCGATCGCAGTTGATCTGCAGCTATTTGTATGGCTTGAATCGCTTCAGTTTCTTGGGTCGTCAATAAAAACAGGCCTTCTGAGCAAGTTAGCTCTTGTTGGGCCAAAGCTTTATCTAAAATATGGGTAAGAGATGGCGAGGTGACAGATAAGCTTGATACCATAATGACCTATTTATTGCGGTTGACATTTTCCAGCTCTAATTAAACCAATCCGTTTGGCGATCGCCTCCTCCCGTGAAGAAAAAGGCCCCCAATACTTAGGATAAACTGATATCTGAGCCGGATCTAAGGCTTGTATCTCACAGTTCCCACCGTCTATTTTAAGAATGTACCAATAAACTTGTTCTGTCATATCATTCCTGCCCTGGCCAGGCGATCAATCCCATGAATTCAAATATATCTCAACCGGTTCAAAGACTTTAAGTGATCATGCAAAATTAATTACATACTCAGTCCCGAAGCCTTCAAGCACTTTTGTGAGGGTGTGACCTTTAGTTGATGAAGGAAAAGAAAAGTGTTAACATGG contains:
- a CDS encoding DUF72 domain-containing protein is translated as MTFYLGCAVWSYDGWLGTFYPPKTPKKAFLSCYSQRFHTVEGNTTFYAMPSSATVQRWQEETPNSFKFCLKFPQTITHQGALIPNLAETQQFIERVQVLDHKLGCIFAQLPPSYGPNYLEDLQQFLASLLFANIPLAVEVRHLDWWRSPYQEKLHQCLQNLNVAQVILDTRPVYRCSDNPLSHSQRPKPDVPVNFTLTANFVLIRFISHPQLVLNDLYLKEWGQKIQDWLNTNITVYCFIHCPIEDHSPQIARYFYQQLQQECIGLDPLPWDKLAHPPQQLSLF
- a CDS encoding cytochrome P450, yielding MTTQSSPSLIDVTLNQFQSWALQHPQKKRSQWLLPIISLVEGVLANNPTYLDQKRRVLGANFCCAGQVVLGDFTQISQALTSPQARTWRLGTSILSAQRSPNQDVGGRNLFLLSLSDQEAGGTGAHEAFRQCMQFYLLNEPAQARQRDGTAQALLAQLAEDYQTLSGDKDQAFFTDDQRGWMAFLVRYLHYVLFGLDPSDRATMQRLTELYYTRKGTLHYFVGAGLILKILDRLKGEKLADLIEEVATIYEQSPALAHFQPSENQYQAMTRRELAKLMTAIMNIAALQGPLHLGYTALGYRPLPAYTGQKTAEISITDHWDSLDLEDRPAIQRYLLECARLWAPVSATHHVATSDFTAAIAGRNLTFPTGTKILIPMILGLLDETVWGPSTYEFNAERENLCPYHLGFHSVGDRHAGRICPGKDIAIEMLVDVVKVVGQARRK
- a CDS encoding nucleotidyltransferase domain-containing protein; translation: MNKQLLLNKIKQAVQAIEPQAQIFLYGSRARNDAQPDSDWDILVLVDGITNPTRTSQIRRQIYEIEWETEEVLCTIVRSKNQWEHPLLQTTPFWQSVNKEAIML
- a CDS encoding TIGR00297 family protein codes for the protein MPISLLLTNLWLQAIALNTVLLAIAFLAPKKLLTPLGYLHAWLLGVIVWGCLEWQGYGVVMFYFLVGSGVTKIGLERKEAEGIAEKRSGQRGPENVWGSALTATICALLTLIFTPDWYPFLILGYVASFSTKLADTTASEVGKAYGQRTFLITSLQPVPRGTEGAMSLEGTIAGIVASLLMALVAWGFGMINLLGIGLCAIAAFVATNIESVIGATLQSRWSWLTNEVVNIINTLIGALLAMGLAWLLA
- a CDS encoding PEP-CTERM sorting domain-containing protein, which encodes MFNQLKIKTDSVNINSLIGTVAVIALTRIFLSSAPANAASITYSRWANIGPQTIGDGDNGKFTLKITDGEDVGQKGKALFQFSSNTLADANYISTVYFQDKGGLFATTTTTTTTTAKNGKTTTTTTTKYNASVSTTFSDAAANTSSLSGLDFAYGTATLSQGNSIGFNTSFSFDKAGSGGNKSSISPGETLGILVDLSAGKTFNDILNSLTQNDNLIVAAHIIGYANSRSDGFYYGNPFAKGTTPPAGTDSPVFYDTYKTTSDPNPATVASAPSDTVTPPSSSAVPEPFTILGSATALGLGASFKRRLAKATKGE
- a CDS encoding DUF1997 domain-containing protein; amino-acid sequence: MNVCFSATESLALTLTDPLTSLQHYLRQPQRLVKAIADPKLMEVLSENRFRLKMRPLSFMDLYHFQPTVVLRVWSTSTGTVYLESESCEIRGIDYINHRFSLQLKGKLAPYEQNQQTSLQGKADLKVSVDLPHALWLTPTPLLEMAANGLLRGVLGRIKQRLLTQLLEDYHHWTQQTSSELASTPRLSSALNPLL
- a CDS encoding PEP-CTERM sorting domain-containing protein; the protein is MKNIKNNIPQGLLSVAGAIALATMSAPMMAGSASAATVSFQVGTAATGSVDVDYDVKISDIAGGVQIDVNQAATSPNSADILGLFFNVQPGNASNFGITSASQFTKLAGDAITQVCFNATSCGSGNNINGGTMPSSFDIGMKLGSTGSSGGLVKFSSFTIASASLTTANFLNQAFAVRAQTAGSNPTTGGSGSVKELGFAPSTVDTITPPPPGGGGGTGAVPEPLTMLGAGAAVAFGSYFKKRANKNDRKA
- the cofH gene encoding 7,8-didemethyl-8-hydroxy-5-deazariboflavin synthase subunit CofH, with translation MMVSSLSVTSPSLTHILDKALAQQELTCSEGLFLLTTQETEAIQAIQIAADQLRSQLVGDTVTYVINRNINFTNICEQHCNFCAFRRDAETEGAFWLDSEQILSKAAEAVEQGATEICMQGGLNPQAKLKGSTLAYYRHLITTLKAQFPQLHLHAFSPQEIQFIARQDHLSYEQVIANLQEAGLDSMPGTAAEVLVDSVRKIICPEKISTSTWLEIVSLAHRLGMPTTSTMLSGHIETPAQQIQHLDHLRSLQKTAQAKNYPTRISEFVLLPFVGEQAPLALRKRVGHDQPQLAPTLLLTAVARLYLGPWMRHHQPSWVKLGLTGATAALQWGCDDLGGTLMEEHITTMAGAKGGTGLTVSQLQGAIQSLGRPYRQRTTLYEPV
- a CDS encoding Uma2 family endonuclease — protein: MTAYTINLDPILKLNKEQFYELCAANPDLKLERNANGELVIMSPTGGETSAWNADINLDLGMWNRQQRSGKVFDSSGGFSLPQGSERSPDAAWIPLEKWNALSPEQRKKFLPLCPDFAIELLSPTDSWIKGLAKMQEYQDNGCRLGWLIDPESKRVAIYRLGQTPEILNAPASLSGEEVLQGFVLNLEPIWSAS